The segment CGTCCTGCAAGTTATTATAGGGGGCGAACGAGACACGCAGCGTGCCGCTGACACCCAGTGCCGCCATCAGGGGCTGGGCGCAATGTTGACCGGCGCGCAACGCGATGCCATGTTCTGCCAGCAGTGTGACGATATCGCTATGATGGATACCCGCGATATCGAACGCCAGCAGGCTGCTGCTGCCGCAGCGGAAACTGCGGAAACCGGGCAGGGCGCTCAGCTGTTCTTCGGCGAGGCTTGCCAGTTGCTGGCTCCACATCTCCATCTTTTCCGCGTTGTGCTGGCTGAGCCACCGCAGCGCAGCGCTTAAGCCAATCACCCCTGCCACATTCGGTGTACCCGCCTCAAAACGCCACGGCACCGGTTGTGGGGTGAAACCGCTGAAATCCACCTGCGTCAACATTTTGCCGCCACCTTGCCAGGGGGACATGGCTTCGAGTAATTCCGCCTTGCCATACAGCACGCCAATACCCATCGGCCCGTACAACTTATGGCCGGAGAACGCATAAAAATCGATATCTTCAGCCTGCACATCCGGTGCGCAATGCACCACACCCTGTGCGCCATCGACCATCACTTTGGCACCCACGGCATGTGCCAGCTGAATCGCCTGCGCCAGGTCCGGGCAACCACCGGTGACATTCGACATCTGACCGATAGCCAGCAGACGGGTACGTGAGTTCAGTAAGTGAGGCAACTGCTGAATATCGGGCAGGCGATTGGCCCCCAGCGGCCATTTCACCACTTTTGCGCCTTTTGCTTGCGCCACCATCAACCAGGGCACCAGATTGGCGTGGTGCTCCGCCTCACTCACCACAATTTCATCGCCAGGTTGCAGACGCGGAGCCAGCCAGCTGTTTGCCACCAGGTTGATGGCTTCAGTGGTCCCACGCGTCCAGATAATTTGTCGGTCATCGGCAGCATTCAGCCAGCGTGCGACCAGGCCGCGTGCCTGTTCATATTGTTCTGTCAAGGCACGCGCGGCGGCA is part of the Pantoea phytobeneficialis genome and harbors:
- the csdA gene encoding cysteine desulfurase CsdA, whose translation is MTIFTPTAFRQQFPALADAGVYLDSAATALKPLAVIEATQQFYSLSAGTVHRSQFAAARALTEQYEQARGLVARWLNAADDRQIIWTRGTTEAINLVANSWLAPRLQPGDEIVVSEAEHHANLVPWLMVAQAKGAKVVKWPLGANRLPDIQQLPHLLNSRTRLLAIGQMSNVTGGCPDLAQAIQLAHAVGAKVMVDGAQGVVHCAPDVQAEDIDFYAFSGHKLYGPMGIGVLYGKAELLEAMSPWQGGGKMLTQVDFSGFTPQPVPWRFEAGTPNVAGVIGLSAALRWLSQHNAEKMEMWSQQLASLAEEQLSALPGFRSFRCGSSSLLAFDIAGIHHSDIVTLLAEHGIALRAGQHCAQPLMAALGVSGTLRVSFAPYNNLQDVDALVRAMHSAVDLLSE